Below is a genomic region from Halostella litorea.
TCCGTCGACGGCGCGGGCGATGAGACCGGCCTGCGCGCCGGCGACGAAGCCGGCGTCGACGTTGACCGTCGTCATCGCCGTACACGACTGGAGCATCCCGGAAAGCGCCGCCTCGCCGTCGCCGCCGTGGCCGTAGCCACTGTCGACCGGCAGCCCGATCACGGGCGTGTCGACCAGCCCCGCGACGACGGTCGGCAGCGCCCCCTCGCGGCCGGCCGCGACGACGAGCACGTCCAGTTCCCGGAGCGCGTCCACCTGGTCCAGCACGCGGACGATGCTCGCGACGCCCACGTCGTCGACCCGCTCGACGGACGCGCCCATCTCCGACGCGATGGCGGCGGCCTCGCCCGCCGGCCCCGCATCGGCGGTCCCGCCGGTGACGACCCCGACGATCGCGTCGAGGTCCGGCGGTTCGAACCCCTCGTCGCGGGCGACGAGCACCCGGGAGCGCTCCCGGTACTCCACGGACGCGTCGGGGCGCTCGTCGCCCAGTCGCTCGCGGACCGCCGCCACGTCGTCGCCGTCGACGCGGGTGGCGATCCCCCGGCCGGTCGTCTCGACGGCCGTCGCGACGAGTTCGGCGACCTCGTCGGACGTCTTCCCCTCGCCGTAGACGGCCTCCGGGACGCCGCTGCGCTGCTCGCGCGCCGCGTCGAACCGGCCGGCCTCGCCGGTCGCGTACCCCCGCAGTTCGGCCTCGGCCTGGGCCGGCGTGCAGTCGCCGGCCGCGACGGCCTCCAGTAGCTCGCGCATACCACCCCGTGGGCGGCCGAGCCACTCCTGCCTGTCGTTCCCCGCCGGCGACGTTCCCCCGGGTGGCCACCCCTCACGCCTGCGACACGATCCCACGCTGTACGCCCGACTCAGGGCCGCTCGCCGCTCTATTTGGGAAACCTTATAAAGGGTGGCGGGCAACTCCAGTTCGTATGGCAGACCTCATTGTCAAAGCAGCCGTCAAGGAAGCGCTCGACGACAAGAACGTTGCCTCGGACTTCTACGAGGCCCTCGACGAGGAGGTCGACGAGCTCCTCGCCGACGCCGCGGACCGCGCCGAGGCCAACGACCGGAAGACGGTGCAGCCGCGCGACCTGTAAGCAGGCTCTCCGACCTTCGAACCTGACCGGCGTAGCCGCTCAGGGTTTTTTGGCGTCGACGCCGTCCCCGTGACCGACGAGTATCTCGTCCGCCATCCCGACGAACAGCCCGTGCTCCACGACGCCCGGCACCGCCGACAGCCGCGCCGCCAGCCCGCCGGGGTCGTCAATCGCCCCGAAGTCGCAGTCGAGCACGAGGTTGCCGTTGTCCGTGACGACCGGGCCGTCCTTCCCCTCGGCCGCCCGGAGCGTCGGCTCGCCGCCGAACCCGCGTACCCTCTCGGCGGCGAGCGACCGGGCGTCCGGCAACACCTCCACCGGGACCGGATGGTCCAGCGCGTCGGCCGCCTTCGAGGGGTCCGCGACGACCACGAACCGCTCGGCCGTCGCGTCGACGACCTTCTCGCGGGCGTGTGCCGCGCCGCCGCCCTTCACGAGGTCGCCGCCGGCGAACTGGTCCGCGCCGTCGATGGCGAGGTGGACCGTCTCGACCTCGTCCAGCCCGACCAGCGGGATCCCGGCGTCGATGGCGAGTTGACGCGACTGAAACGAGGTCGGCACGCCGCGGACGTCCGCCCCCGCGTCGACCGCCTCGCCGACCGCCCGGATGGCGTGGGCCGCCGTGCTCCCTGTGCCCAGCCCGACGACCATCCCGTCCGCGACCGCCTCGGCCGCCCGCTCGCCCGCCCTGCGCTTCGCCGCCGTCGATCCGCCGCGTTGCTTCATACCGACGACCCCGCGCCGCAGGGGCAAAAAGCCCGGGCGGTCCGAGCGCCGCTCATGGCCCGGGACCGCGGGGTGGCGCGGGTCACGCTTTTCCTCGATCCCGCCCTAGCGCGTGCATGGCAGACGATCCCGCCGCCACGGCCGCCGAGCGCGACGACACGGCGGCCGACCCCGCCATCTCGCTGTCGGGCGTCCGCAAGACGTACCGCGTCGGCGAACCCGTCCACGCGCTGGACGGCGTCGACCTGACGCTCCCCCGCGGCTCCTACACCGCCGTCATGGGGCCGAGCGGGTCGGGCAAGAGCACGCTGCTGAACCTCGTCGGCTGCCTCGACACGCCGACGGAGGGGACCGTCGCCGTCGGCGGCACGGACGTGACGGCGCTGTCCGAGGGGGCCCGGACCGACCTCCGCGGCGACGAGATCGGGTTCGTGTTCCAGACGTTCAACCTCATGCCCCGCCTCACCGCGCGGGAGAACGTCGCCATGCCGCTCGTGTTCCAGGGCGTGCCCGCCGCCGAGCGCGAGCGGCGGGCCACCGCGATACTGGACCGCGTCGGCCTCGGGGACCGCGGCGACCACCGCCCGAACGAGCTGTCGGGCGGCCAGCGCCAGCGCGTCGCGCTCGCCCGCGCGCTGGTGACCGAGCCGACGCTCGTGCTGGCCGACGAGCCGACCGGCAATCTGGACACGGAGACGGGCGCGACGATCATGGACCTGCTCGACGAGATACACGCCGACGGGAACACCCTGCTGGTCGTCACCCACGAGCGCCACATCGCCGAGCGCGCCGAGCGGATCGTCCACCTGCTGGACGGCCGCGTCGAGCGGGTCGAGCGCGTCGGCGACGCCGAGGTGGCCGGATGAGGCTCCGCGAGAGCGCCCGGCTCGCCTGGCGGTCGATCCGCGGCCACAAGCTCCGGTCGACGCTGACCACGCTCGGGGTGATCATCGGCGTCGCCGCGGTCATCACGTTCGTCACGCTCGGCGTCAGCCTCTCGGCGGGCATCCTCGGGGAGGTCGGCGCGGAGGACGCCAGCACGGTCTACGTCTGGGCCAGCCCGCCGGACCAGGAGGGCGGCCCCGGGCAGGGCGCGGAACTCGTGTTCACGCCGCGGGACGTCGAGCGCCTTAACGACCTCGAACACGTCGAGGCCGCGTTCCCGTGGTCGCCGGTGCCCACCGAATCCGTCGCCGCCGGCAACGAGACGGTGCCGCTCAGGCAGGGGGTGTACGCCACCGGCGAGGCGTACCTCGACCCGGCGGACGTGGGCGAGGGCCGCCGCTTCGCATCGGGCCAGCGCGAGGCCGTGATCAACCCCGCGATGGCCGAGCGGTTCGACCGCAACGTCTCGGTCGGCGACGAGATAGGCGTGACCGTCCCGGGCGTCGGCCGGCAGAACGCCACCGTCGTGGGGATCCTCGCCACCTCGGAGGGCCAGAGCCCGTTCGAGGGCTTCGGCAGCGAGCCCCGCGCCTACCTCCCGGCGGACCCGTACTACACCGCACTCGCCGGCGGCGACGAGGCCCGCTACTACTCCATCGCCGTCCGGGCGACCGGCGTCGAGGACGTCGACGCCGCCCGCGAGGAGACCCGGGC
It encodes:
- the larB gene encoding nickel pincer cofactor biosynthesis protein LarB is translated as MRELLEAVAAGDCTPAQAEAELRGYATGEAGRFDAAREQRSGVPEAVYGEGKTSDEVAELVATAVETTGRGIATRVDGDDVAAVRERLGDERPDASVEYRERSRVLVARDEGFEPPDLDAIVGVVTGGTADAGPAGEAAAIASEMGASVERVDDVGVASIVRVLDQVDALRELDVLVVAAGREGALPTVVAGLVDTPVIGLPVDSGYGHGGDGEAALSGMLQSCTAMTTVNVDAGFVAGAQAGLIARAVDGSTRNGKQ
- a CDS encoding DUF1931 family protein is translated as MADLIVKAAVKEALDDKNVASDFYEALDEEVDELLADAADRAEANDRKTVQPRDL
- the rpiA gene encoding ribose-5-phosphate isomerase RpiA produces the protein MKQRGGSTAAKRRAGERAAEAVADGMVVGLGTGSTAAHAIRAVGEAVDAGADVRGVPTSFQSRQLAIDAGIPLVGLDEVETVHLAIDGADQFAGGDLVKGGGAAHAREKVVDATAERFVVVADPSKAADALDHPVPVEVLPDARSLAAERVRGFGGEPTLRAAEGKDGPVVTDNGNLVLDCDFGAIDDPGGLAARLSAVPGVVEHGLFVGMADEILVGHGDGVDAKKP
- a CDS encoding ABC transporter ATP-binding protein is translated as MADDPAATAAERDDTAADPAISLSGVRKTYRVGEPVHALDGVDLTLPRGSYTAVMGPSGSGKSTLLNLVGCLDTPTEGTVAVGGTDVTALSEGARTDLRGDEIGFVFQTFNLMPRLTARENVAMPLVFQGVPAAERERRATAILDRVGLGDRGDHRPNELSGGQRQRVALARALVTEPTLVLADEPTGNLDTETGATIMDLLDEIHADGNTLLVVTHERHIAERAERIVHLLDGRVERVERVGDAEVAG
- a CDS encoding ABC transporter permease; the encoded protein is MRLRESARLAWRSIRGHKLRSTLTTLGVIIGVAAVITFVTLGVSLSAGILGEVGAEDASTVYVWASPPDQEGGPGQGAELVFTPRDVERLNDLEHVEAAFPWSPVPTESVAAGNETVPLRQGVYATGEAYLDPADVGEGRRFASGQREAVINPAMAERFDRNVSVGDEIGVTVPGVGRQNATVVGILATSEGQSPFEGFGSEPRAYLPADPYYTALAGGDEARYYSIAVRATGVEDVDAAREETRAYLESDESDASEFLGDDLELTLQTSEELLDQLRTVLDQLTAFVTGIAVISLLVGAIGIANIMLVSVTERTREIGIMKAVGARNRDVLTLFLTEAVILGVLGAVGGVLLGAAGGWAVTEYADLPLSYPFEWFGIAVAVGILVGVAAGLYPAWRAARTDPIEALRYE